The following nucleotide sequence is from Salvia miltiorrhiza cultivar Shanhuang (shh) chromosome 7, IMPLAD_Smil_shh, whole genome shotgun sequence.
TGCTCGTGGGGAGTCTAAGTTCTCAGATCACAGACCTGTTTCTAGTGTGTTTTGGGCGGAGATCGAGTCTACACCAAACAGGTTGAGGAAGAGTATGAGTTGCTCGAGCTCAAGAATCGAGGTGGAGGAGCTTTTACCTTACTCACATGGTTACACAGAACTCTGCTTCTTCTAAGAACGGGACGAAATGAATCTGGTACGAGTAAACACCACGCCCTCTGATTTATCCTTCGCGTTACCTAAACGAGAGCAAAATATACGCGAATTTAGCAATCTTTTCCACACATATCTAAACCTCTATATGTTTTGAGTTGCTTTTGTTGCATCCCTAATTGCACATTGTGTGTTAGATTTGGTACGTTTAAACCTCACGCCTCTGCAAAACACACGCGAGTCTTTTTCGCACATATCTGAGCTTCTTCGTGCCCAAACACGACGATCTTTTATCTTTTCGAAACACAGGATTCGCATAATTCGCCTTTTAGCTCATGTGTTTCGATTCTGTTTGTAAATCATTTAGGAAGAAGTGGTTTTCTCTGGCTTGAAATGATATGAAATGTGCACTAAAAGTTGCCCCATCTCTGCAGCTCGTGTCTCCGGGCTCTTGCTACGCGATGGGGACATCTCATTGGCCGAAAATCGAGAAAGGTAAGCCACTCCCCTCCCACCCTCATCATCTTTCAACACAAATGCTTAGCATGCTTCTGACTTTTCTTGTCTAATTCCCTTGCTCATATCTTCATCAGATGTGTAGATACTTTTAACttcacacgaacgtggcttgctcGTTTTCCTCCTCTTCCTAACCGACTACTTAACCGTTTTGGAGCCTCATTCATTCATCGAGATTCTCGGATTCCCATCACTAGGCGCACGCCTCCTTGACCAGGTACACCGTGTTTTAGTTGCTCCACGGCCCTTCCATGGCGAATGCTCGAGTTCGTACCGTTGTTTGCGCGCGCGTAACGATCGAAGACAGCCAAGTGGGAATGCAGGAttcttgttttttctttgtATTTCTTTAGATTTGGGAGATTCTTTGTTTGTTAGGACATAGATTCTTGACAAGAAGGGAAAATAGAAATGGTCAAAATAAGGACCctctttttcatcttttttttttcttttttgtttttttgtatctttaatgaagaaaaagaagagagattGTGATGTAACACTCATTGCTAACGTGgtatgagaagaaaaaaaaatatagtattgaAATTTGGCCAATGATTTTTGCTGAAAAAAGTTGTTTTCTTGGTTCCCTCCCATCATTCTCTTTGTCtgctttttttcaatttcatagtgaaaaaaaaaaaatgaagtgcaaaagtaaaaaaaaaaaaaatgtacatgTTTGCAGATTTTGCAGGTGAAATTGTTATTAGATGCCATTTTGCATCTCTGTCTTTTACTGTGAAATTTTGCTAAAGTTTTTGACATTTATCAATTGGCATGGAGTTGCGCACTACTAATTTGTAATTATTGCAATCGgacttttaattatatttatttatttatttattttgttggataTTATTACAAGCATGGAATTTCTGACATTATGTAAGAGAGCATGCTTGTGTTTAGTGTCAGTTTCATATGCTTAGAGGTGAAATTTTATATTGCTTCTAAACTGATTAATGTATAATTTATAgtcattttatattataaagCAAGGAATTATTTAATTTCTAATGAGTcatttgctgaatttaattttaaaaatactcGCTCCACCGCTAAATTGTCGAAAAGAGGAATTTGCAACATCTATCTAATACTTAGGGCTCGTTTGCTATGCATGATAAGGGTAGGATAGATACTTATATAACTCTAATATGTTGTTTGCTTCAAAAATTAaagtattttataaattaatggcCCATTATTCACTTTCCATATTTTTTGGATTTTATAACACACTTGATAGGTGTGATAACGTAacacttttttatatatattttatcaaatattatattaatatataataaattaatatatatgtatcaCTCATTATCTCATACCACGTAGCAAACGAGATTGTAAGTTGACTATGATTTATGATATACTTTCATATATTTATGAAGGCTtcaaaaattttcaattaattttaatatatgatGGGAGGTTAAATTTCAATATCAAACTCGTCTAAAAAATTAGAGGGGAAAGATGGGATAATATGATGGCATTATTGAAGTatttaaaagaattaatttaatttgccACAAGGTCTATATGATGAGATTTAATTGAGAATCAACCctatatcaaaatatattttgaatacAAGGAAGTATTAATATTAATTCTTTACGATTTTGTATTCAATAGttgatttttaaataaaattaagttgtagtatataattaaatcaaatgGAATTGGCAAGTGACGATCGAGTGCTCCGTACTAATGATAAGATTCTACCATTATACGAACATTAATCATcgaagaaattaattaataaacaatGATCCATTTTTTAGAgggaataaataaataatgatcaTAAAAAAAGCAATGTTAAGGAACTTTAATTTAGTGATGATGAAGCATTATACAACGCAACCCTTAATGATAAGCAGATGCagctttttttgttttttgatgtTAATGTTGTCCACAAAAGTTGATGTCCATGATTAATTATTACACTAGGGAAtctttttatactttttaatcgagtttaatttttttatattattaaatcaCATTATATGTTGGACtgaatatactccctccgtcccggccaagacgctacatttagctttcggcacgggatttaaggagttgtagattaatgttttaagtgtgtaataataaaatgataaagtaggagagagaaagtgataaagtaagaaagaaaatgtaataaagtgataaagtaggagagagaaagtgataaagtaagaaagagaagataataaagtgataaagtaggagagagaatgtaataaagaaacacttaattagtgttaattaagtgcttaaattcccttattttttccaaatatGGAAATGTAGCACCTttgttgggacggcccaaaaaggaatatgtagcatcttgagcgggacggagggagtatattatattaGTATGTATTCATGAATATGatattatatatgtattataTTGTGAAATTTGGGATGATTTAATTGCAACAAATTTAAAAGTCGTGTTGTAttctaaaaaacaaaaaaaaagtcgTGTTGTAATTGCAATGTTGAAATTAAGCATAATTTATGGTTTGAAATAAATGATTTgattttcatttaattcttaCAAACCTCAGGCTTTGCAAAAAGTTTTAATTTTGATCCAAAATTGAAAAATGGGCATGAATAGGTGAATTAGCTACGAGATATGTCGAATACTTATATAGTCCAAGTTAATAATTGTAATTATGAtttgtaattaaatataataattacataaaatCAAAGCTttgtttgttatttttaaatgtAAGATTCAGACTATCGATTCACTGGGCCTTGTAGGCCCAATTCCGTATTTTATCGAAAGGCCCAATTTTGAAACTTATAAAACCCATATTCATATCTGTCTCGAATAATTCACAAAtccacataaaaaaaaatactaatctacaggATTTTTGAACTTCCATTCACAAATCCACTTATAAACTTGAAAAATCACTATATACACAAAGATATGAGTTGGTCTTGGGTGAGGTCAACCTCATGGGGTgagacgggtcgggtcgggtcggggcgcgggtcgggtcgggtttgGACGCGGGTTTGGGATAAAGTACACATtatcattaataaaagtaacaattattgtgaacaaatgtaataatttcaaaacattacatttctgcatatcaataattacttttcattataataacaattactttgaataacggagaaaataaatagaatatagaaaaaaaaattaaataataattcaagtaattattgtcttgaggaaaagtaactattgatatgatgaaataattcaaataatcattgtcttgaggaaaagtaactattgatatgatgaaatgtaatgtttctaaagtattacatttgttcacaataattgttacttttattaatgagaATGTGTACTTTATTTCTGGTATCCAAGACCCGCGCCCAAAACCCACCCGACCCGTCAAACCCGCGctccgacccgacccgacccgtctcATAGGGTGAGGTCAACCTCACCCAAGAATTTGCGcaaagatatatgtgttaggtGAATTATAATTGACGACTATCTAAAAATCAATTAATGTTTTTTTTCATAACTCCAAAAATCAATTGATTAAAATTGTAACAAAACCATCATCTAATTAAATAATCACAACTGGAGAATTATGAAATTAGAATTCGCAGCAGCAAACctaattaaatttacaaatcCCTATCGAAAacaatatatattcattttttatatttcttttttgaatcGCATCTCTTTATATCATCACGAACAATCCGACAATCTCGTCTCTTTAGATAATCACAAACAATCTGACAATCTCGACATCCAATTGAGCAAAATGCTTGAAAGCTACTGCATTACCCaacaaaaaaagaagcaaaTATCTTCATAAAATTCAACTCGACACAATCTATTCAATTATAAAACTTAATCATTAAATTGATCGAGTTCAAATTCACCCCGAAGCAAGTCCCTTTTTTTCCTCGAACAAGAttcactcaaaaaaaaaaagtctaatTGTGACGATATTAACAACTAAACCAAATTTCGTCATCAAATTACAACGAATTAACGACACACTAATATGGAGACTTACattctaaaaaattaatgatagAATTTGCATCGAATATGCTACGGAAATATTTTAACAgacaaaatattttacataataGGGTTTAGAGCAGTCATGATGGTTTACAAGACAAAATACACTATAGAGCAGTCATGATCAAATTTGCTACGAAAATATTTTAACGACGTCATTAGCGACAAAATATTTTACATTATAGAGTATAGAGCAtggtttaaaatgtaaaatacaTCATGCAGAAATAAACCATTAAAATCATTAATATAAACATaagaaatatagaaaatacGTACCCATACATGTATACGTTTTGACCGTCGTGTATTTTGTTTTTGCAAAGCGCACATGCATCGAGAAAACCTTCCGGCCATCTCCGATCAAGCTCTACGTCGTCGTTTCGCCAAGGGAACGTGGAGATACACTTCTCAGCCGCCGCATTAGGAGGCGGCGCCGGCCGCCGCTTGATTACTTATTTGCGAGTCGACGGAGTCTCCCACGCTAGGCGTACGGACTAAACGTTTCATAATTTCTGAGTGAATGAATTCTAGAAATTTAGGGTTAACTAATGATAACGAAGAAGACGTAATTGAAAACTGGAAACTGagtttttagggtttatgaATGAATTGTAGATAGAGAGATCTGAGTAATTTGACAGCTAAATTTAGGGTTAGAGAAGTAGAAAGAGATAATTAATACTTAGGAGTTTATGGAAGACGAAACCTAATACGActatataagtatatatgagatgaaaaattaatgtttttttttagtaatttaTAGGGTTAAATcgcatataattatataaattattcaactCTCAACCAATTCTCACTTTGCACATAAACtttcaaattattattaaaattactcaattattaatttttttttctcattttgcatattcaTTCATTTTCCCTCCAAATTACTTTAGGCCCCAAACAATGTTGTTTCGATCCAACTATACAATATAATATTGATGATGactaaaatatgcatcagcgtTGTGTATAATAGGGTTGAAATATTTATCTCAATTATTAGTATTAAtgctattattattgttattttaaaCATTATGTGCAATGTTGACTTTCAACATGGCTGGTCTTATATGTGGTGTTGGGATTCGAATATTCTTTCGAAGAAAAGGGAATTCAACCTTGGCAACCTAACCTTGACTCCTAGCCTCGACAACTCAGCTCTGCTTCGACTTCAGCGCTGACGATTCAGCCCATAGACAAAGACTAATGTAATAGGGACTTAGGTCCAATTACTTGAATTAATGGGCCCAAGTGCCTTAGGTTTACTTTGATGCTTATAAATAAGAGTTTTATTATTAGTTTAGATGATCTTCTCTATTTCAGTACTCACCATGTAAAATGTAAACTCACCCGTGGATTTAGATCTTTACGATCGAACCCACGATCACGTGATTATAAGCCAAGTGATTATTTATGCCGAGCGATTATATTTATGCTGTCACCACGATAAAAAATAGACGagtatgcaaaatgagaaaaaaaaaaatagttgagcaattttaataaaatttttaaagtttatgtgcaaaatgagttgttgaaagttcagtaatttatatcCAACTAAccgtatatatttttattcagtTTCACATTTTTGCACTTTTGATTATACTATCTGTTAATTAGATTGATTATATTCAGTtagtatatttaattaaaatttggtgCTGCTTTCTTTGTGCATCCATTGATAATGGGATCATAGCCCAAATGATTAAACTAAACCAATTACTTATATTGGTGTAATCAAATCACTTACTAATATACTAGTAATAAATTAAACTAAAccaaatgaaataaaaagtaCTGACGGAAAGTTGAAGAAAAATTATATTGAaccataaaaagaaaaaaagaaaagaaaaataaaattctgAGTCAAAAACGTGAAACGCGAGATTATGCTTTACCAAACACGCTTTTAGGCTTCTTGTTCTGCAAGACGCCTTCTCTATTCTAgcaaagaaccataaataaaccAAAAAAAGCTCAAAACCCCCAAAACTGAGAATACATATTTCAGCCAAAAATCGAACTCAGATCCGAAGAAGAAACGCAGAAACCCACCGATTTCAGCTGCACAAAGGCAGATAAACACAGCAAAAATGGAGTCAGTTTTCGGGCTGGTCGGAAAGGATTTCGCGATAGTGGTGGCGGACACATCGGCGGTCCACAGCATTCTCGTGCACAAAACTAACGAGGACAAGATCATGGTCCTAGATTCTCACAAACTCATGGGCGCCTCCGGCGAGACCGGCGACCGGTGAAATCTCTTCTCCGAATTGATTGGGAAAATGTGTTCATTTCTGTTTTTATTGCGTTTTGTTGGAGAATTTAGGGCTCGTCTCTGGTTTTTCGGTTTTATCTACGAAAGTTTCGTGGATTGATCTCGTTTAGGGTTTATATTGAGTGTTTGAACGTCAGTCTGATTGCAATTTTTTAGGGTTGGGCTTTTGGTGAAGTGACCTGTGTAGGATCGGAGATGTGCATCCATAAATTGCCGAATAGAAATCCAGCATATGGAGAGAACTGAAATATTGTGTTATGATAATGTGTGATATGATGTCTAGAGCTGTGCTTGAATTTTACATGTTAGTTATTCACATACTTGATGGATGATAAAATCCCGACGTTTTCTATATAATGCTTGTAATGATTCTGAGTTTTTATTAACGTATTCTGAATTTCGTGGTGCTGATAAGTCAGAAATCGAGAAGCCTTAAAATGTTTTGTTCGATAACATGATTGGTGAAGGAAGGAAAGAATGTAGTCTAGGCAACTCTTCACTAATGGAAATTAATTTCTTGTAGTAATGCTGCATTGTCGTTGTTTCATAGCTTTAAATGATTTGTTGAGTGCAAGTCTTTCAGTTAAAGTATCTCATATTGTAATCCAGGACTGTTTTCTATCTTCCCATCTTGCGTTTGTTTGAGCTTCTAGCTTTTTTAAAGCTTTACAAttgtaatataatatttttatgagGAAATTTATCGAGTCCTTCAACTAAATACTATTGATTTCACGTGTTCTTACTAATGTCTCCTCTCTAGATGTTAAAAAGATGTTtcttgtaatttaaaatttggctGCTTCAGTTATCTACTTGCTCTTTCTATTGTTGGCTGCGGTTCTCTTTCATATGTCAAGTTTAAAAGTGACAATTAGTTTTCTGTGAATGATACTGTAGGGCTCAGTTTACAGAGTATGTACAGAAGAATGTAGCTTTATACCAATTCCGTAATGGCATTCCTCTGACAACTGCAGCTACTGCAAACTTCACCAGAGGCGAGCTCGCAACTGCCTTGCGGAAGGTAATACAACTCTGTGGGAGTTGCTTTATGAGTATTTGACTTGAGTTAAATGTTTGGAAATTTTGAGGTCCTTTTGATTAGTTACTATGATATTTTACATTGTGGGGAACAGAAATGTTAGATTATAGATATAAAGTTCATGCAGCTTGGTATATTTCTCCCTACATTTTCGctaaagaatttatttttgaaaccAAGGACATGCAAAACAAACTATTATGTTTTTTTGTATTTTGGAGACAGGCTTTCTCTGTTGGAGTTGTTTATTTAAAGGATTTGCTTTCTCCATCATCGAAGTTTGCTCTTGTAATTGTGATTGAAAATCCTGAAAAGCCTATAAGCCACAATTGTATGTTGAAAAAAGtagatgtgtgtgtgtgtgtgtatgtgtgaaGATTGTTCAGTTCCAGACAGTTTTATTATTCTTGCTGAATTAGCATAGCCTTGACTGATCCTTTAGCTGGACTTTTCTTTATATATTCAAGAATTCTTTGTGGATATTTTGTTTTTCCTTATTACTTAGTATACGAACTCAATGTTTCTGAAACATTCTTTTCTAGCTTTTTAGCTCCATCAAATCTTAAACATAACATGTGTCTGGCTAGTATTCTTCAAACCCTACTgcaatgtgtgtgtgtgtatgccCGTTTAAGTTGCGAACAACATATTTCATCTTCTAACTAGTGGTAGATGCTAGTTCTGTTTGTTTGGTTTCCACGCTTCTTCTTAAGTGAGAGAGGGATCAAGATTAAAACTATTGATAGACGCAACATTATTCGGTTCAAAGCATTTGCACCGACCTCTAATCTTTGCTATGTTTTGTTTTTCCAGAATCCATACATGGTGAACATCATCCTGGCTGGATACGACAAGGATGTAGGCCCTTCCCTCTACTTCATCGATTACATCGCCTCCCTTCACAAGGTTGACAAAGCAGCCTTCGGTTACGGGTCCTACTTTGCACTCTCCTTGATGGATAGACACTACCGCAGGGACATGACTGTCGAGGAGGCCATCGAGTTGGTCGATCAGTGCATAAGGGAAATCCGTAGTAGGCTGGTCGTAGCCCCTCCAAACTTTTTAATCAAAATCGTGGACAAGGACGGGGCAAGGGAATTCGCGTGGCGTGAGTCCATCAAGGATGCCCCCGTCGCTGCAGCGTGATTCGGCCTCACTTGTTTATGGATTGCATCTGTTTTTAATATGTAATATGCCAAGAACTCTTGCAGCTTGAGGAA
It contains:
- the LOC130991439 gene encoding proteasome subunit beta type-2-A-like; protein product: MESVFGLVGKDFAIVVADTSAVHSILVHKTNEDKIMVLDSHKLMGASGETGDRAQFTEYVQKNVALYQFRNGIPLTTAATANFTRGELATALRKNPYMVNIILAGYDKDVGPSLYFIDYIASLHKVDKAAFGYGSYFALSLMDRHYRRDMTVEEAIELVDQCIREIRSRLVVAPPNFLIKIVDKDGAREFAWRESIKDAPVAAA